The Garra rufa chromosome 23, GarRuf1.0, whole genome shotgun sequence genome includes a region encoding these proteins:
- the umodl1 gene encoding LOW QUALITY PROTEIN: uromodulin-like 1 (The sequence of the model RefSeq protein was modified relative to this genomic sequence to represent the inferred CDS: substituted 1 base at 1 genomic stop codon), with translation MHWVVGTWLITSLFGLGMGHNTLSEGYDRTLSGYHLCNMTESVSVTHVISYPISYTQRKPCGGWLPWTMCDVTVYKTEYRTEEYNMTRQVMKCCHGFEQVGSYCALSLNRSAEFTSKPGLCPSTRMTRSLWNNSSSSSSVCNWDIDCPQWQKCCQTENTSSISQCSHPIPPVNRTFCFNATITVKTTYELVTMDKGLFNHTRLLHSVVTGALGTDKISVHHVWSWSAGLFTTSSSMLVCSSKDILLEDISTKLYQLANIEEVTNVEVQGMTSLXLGQMSTVTVGPVWTTTNSLTSSKCDYTPEIISILSSNVTASSFHVEWTTNNQTGVTFHLVLLKGTNEIKNWTEMSYNWTFTDLSPAVLHTVRVTPAACGNQGNPVEIKVRTDGQSLGATARLKGENYTEDFRDPTSAAYKDFCEAFINETLKFLSPEIRELVASGQVIIQITSLSPGSVIVNFSIIFHSGNLNISSVSSALMVSLQNSKYKIDNSSIYISDPDECFQNETDCSPWAYCTNTFGSYNCSCWSGYTDSNPSRPGRSCAASPTAEQSIHPTTNYPGVSSDSTATATTTSSITNPSMISTVSTTHVKTSTTTTVSSTSTVTNRLIAAQTTQNSVGITTGASENTDNLISYVECNPQYVTVFINRGILQDKKIPESSLYLNKPECGRTDTNDTHVWLTTFWKTCGITFAHNSTHNFANVTLYNNVSSSSSVHLEVPVICTYPSHIFISTGYAPSGYFNMINDPVAGSGSFQVTLRLLNGTFPLPENYTFSPEEEVFLEVEVNTAISQIKVIIDTCWATSSNDSTMTPQYFFMKRGCPESNAYTTVLQNGNGTVSLLSVQIFKLVKQYIIYLHCQIQICIEIQEGSCRPVSFELMTYRSSNLIGGTKASIGPLKSYPTIQTDTSNTLQTIGFVLLGIGVFLLSLAAIAGLVYHKRKIGNYSFRCKPQQQNFTYHVFDT, from the exons ATGCATTGGGTTGTTGGTACCTGGTTAATCACATCTCTCTTTGGCCTTGGAATGGGGCATAACACCTTATCTGAAG GATATGACCGGACTCTGTCAGGTTATCATCTGTGTAATATGACTGAGTCTGTGTCAGTGACCCATGTGATCTCCTATCCAATCTCATACACCCAGAGGAAACCGTGTGGTGGCTGGCTGCCATGGACAATGTGTGATGTCACGGTTTATAAGACAGAATACCGAACAGAGGAGTATAACATGACCAGACAAGTCATGAAATGTTGCCATGGCTTCGAACAAGTTGGGAGTTACTGTGCCTTGT CCTTGAACAGAAGTGCAGAATTCACATCCAAACCAGGACTGTGCCCCTCAACAAGAATGACAAGGTCTCTGTGGAATAATTCAAGCTCCTCTAGCTCTGTGTGCAACTGGGACATTGATTGTCCTCAGTGGCAAAAATGCTGCCAGACTGAAAACACCTCCAGCATCTCTCAGTGCTCACACCCAATACCACCAG TCAACAGAACCTTCTGCTTCAATGCGACAATAACAGTGAAGACAACCTATGAGCTAGTTACCATGGACAAAGGACTCTTCAACCACACCAGACTGCTGCACTCTGTG GTAACTGGCGCTCTGGGAACTGATAAAATTTCTGTGCATCATGTATGGTCATGGTCAGCTGGGCTCTTTACAACCTCTTCATCAATGCTGGTTTGTTCTTCTAAAGATATCTTACTAGAAGACATCTCTACAAAACTGTATCAGCTGGCAAACATTGAGGAGGTCACTAATGTGGAGGTACAAGGTATGACAAGTCTGTGATT AGGACAAATGAGTACCGTCACCGTGGGACCAGTCTGGACAACCACCAACAGCCTAACATCTTCTAAATGTG ACTACACACCTGAGATCATCAGCATCCTCTCTTCTAATGTCACTGCATCATCCTTCCATGTGGAATGGACCACCAATAACCAGACTGGGGTCACCTTCCACCTGGTTCTGTTAAAAGGAACCAATGAGATAAAAAACTGGACAGAGATGAGCTATAATTGGACATTCACAGACCTGAGTCCTGCGGTTCTTCACACTGTACGTGTCACTCCAGCTGCCTGTGGTAACCAGGGAAACCCTGTGGAGATCAAAGTGAGGACAG ATGGGCAGTCTCTTGGAGCTACAGCCCGTTTGAAAGGCGAGAATTATACAGAGGACTTCAGAGACCCAACCAGTGCTGCATATAAGGATTTCTGTGAAGCTTTCATAAATGAG ACTCTTAAGTTCTTGTCTCCAGAAATCCGTGAGCTAGTCGCCTCTGGACAGGTCATCATCCAGATAACATCCCTTTCACCCGGCAGCGTAATCGTAAACTTTTCCATCATATTTCACTCTGGCAACTTGAACATTTCTAGCGTGTCCAGTGCTCTGATGGTGTCTCTTCAGAACAGCAAATATAAAATAGACAATAGCAGCATATACATATCAG ATCCAGATGAGTGTTTTCAGAATGAGACAGACTGCTCTCCATGGGCTTACTGTACAAACACTTTTGGCTCATACAACTGTAGCTGTTGGTCTGGATACACTGACTCGAACCCCAGTAGACCAGGGCGCAGCTGTGCAG CTTCACCTACGGCTGAACAGAGCATTCATCCCACCACAAACTACCCTGGAGTATCTTCGGATTCCACTGCCACGGCCACTACAACATCTTCAATCACAAACCCATCTATGATCAGTACAGTGAGCACAACTCATGTTAAGACCAGCACCACAACAACAGTGTCTTCAACTTCCACAGTTACTAACAGACTTATAGCAGCACAAACGACACAGAACTCTGTTGGAATTACAACTGGGGCATCAGAGAATACTGACAATTTGATCTCCTATGTTGAGTGCAACCCACAGTATGTCACAGTCTTCATAAACCGAGGCATCTTGCAAGACAAGAAAATCCCAGAGAGTTCACTGTACCTCAATAAACCAGAATGTGGTCGCACTGACACAAATGATACCCATGTGTGGCTCACTACATTTTGGAAAACGTGTGGTATCACATTCGCGCAT AACAGCACCCATAATTTCGCTAATGTGACACTATACAATAACGTGAGCAGTTCATCTTCTGTGCATCTGGAAGTTCCTGTCATTTGCACTTACCCCAGTCACATCTTCATCTCCACGGGATACGCCCCCTCAGG GTATTTTAATATGATCAACGACCCAGTGGCAGGATCGGGTAGTTTCCAGGTTACTTTGCGGCTACTGAATGGGACGTTTCCTTTACCTGAGAATTACACCTTCTCCCCTGAAGAAGAGGTTTTTTTGGAGGTTGAGGTCAACACAGCTATCTCCCAAATCAAAGTTATCATTGACACATGCTGGGCCACTTCCAGCAATGACTCAACAATGACTCCCCAGTATTTTTTCATGAAAAGAGG ATGTCCGGAGTCCAACGCATACACAACTGTTCTTCAAAACGGAAATGGCACTGTGTCTTTGCTGTCAGTGCAGATATTCAAATTGGTGAAACAGTACATCATCTACCTGCACTGCCAGATCCAGATCTGCATCGAAATTCAGGAAGGCTCCTGCAGACCTGTGAGTTTTGAGCTTAT
- the zbtb21 gene encoding zinc finger and BTB domain-containing protein 21, whose protein sequence is MESLGHYYNPSHGISLLGVLNEQRSKGQLCDVVLLVGDQQYQAHKSVLAACSEYFQSVFSRRDSENRSIVHLDFCEPDAFEIVLNYIYSSSLFVEKCSLAAIQELGYSLGIPFLTNIMSVRPQASYSVSRKRTSEEEDAAFQKRSVIVHQGEQPGMDVFQRKSSTHQGKPFKQATVPPSLTHDFSNQSQSSGHIRPNEKESNSTSNSRSSNKNTEEGNCRSIISSPTSILRRRTEYRSPSMRPQLTSSVSFSESVQHASLQSDQTDGRMEASHDSRPVGEHQGPRNQTVDRSGPLIKSLLRRSLSMDSPVPVFSPALELKDSQSREQSVVKLITTTARSPSPENEDCVSKDIPLLLRSRKRNAYESEGTQTTPLRIKAEPSSPLADPTEIVRITVGDNLPVNFKDFQANYDEGPRGYFTPSMKRKTKIDSSYMAFKRSRPVNEHHLLHQESTYDEVPYNSNMENSNEEPGELRPNKMFKCWNCLKVFRSNAGLYRHVNMYHNPEKPYACDICHKRFHTNFKVWTHCQTQHGVVQNPAPSSSSYSVLDEKFQRKLIDIVREREIKKALIMKLRRSKQGLQSQPFGRKNRRSRSYGCPYCGKMFFFQSHLKLHMKGHSTEPANLDTDAERDLQYKQQQQQTHLKENQDKDVFSCRLCNEKLPSLTELEDHERACRYATVCPYCGLRFSNTVVKKDHEAHCKYKKLTCLECMRTFKSSFSIWRHQVEVHNHNMMSVKEQLTLGLQESNHDESANVLGVPPSSHESIRDSREEGVYSDSSVPPMYDSEDSSSYVPEDLSAHGQGELQVKEEPQEEAVSGKDGMSTSSVGSEEPGVWPCEKCGKLFSTHKDLERHQELLCHIKPFICHICHKAFRTNFRLWSHYQSHMTTSEEPGMRDIDRLQSSPSPSPPLTISIPEPPSSQEPPLKATRSGVDASAEEPRGSTSPSTKLKKPEQDKTGDDEPREQSLAKSDSTDKTITPQESDTLFYHAPTLSALTFKRQYMCKFCHRTFKTAFSLWSHEQSHT, encoded by the coding sequence ATGGAGAGCCTGGGGCACTACTACAACCCTTCCCATGGTATTTCGCTGCTGGGTGTCCTCAACGAGCAGCGGTCGAAGGGCCAGCTCTGTGACGTCGTTTTATTAGTGGGTGATCAACAGTACCAGGCCCATAAAAGCGTCCTTGCAGCATGCAGTGAATATTTCCAGTCTGTGTTCTCCAGAAGGGACTCAGAGAACCGCTCCATTGTTCATCTTGACTTCTGTGAGCCTGATGCATTCGAGATTGTGCTGAACTACATCTACTCATCATCTCTGTTTGTGGAGAAATGCAGCCTGGCAGCTATACAGGAGCTGGGATATAGCCTGGGCATTCCCTTTCTAACCAACATCATGTCTGTAAGACCTCAGGCGTCATACTCCGTGTCAAGAAAACGGACGTCTGAGGAGGAGGACGCCGCTTTTCAAAAAAGAAGTGTAATTGTGCATCAGGGTGAGCAGCCTGGCATGGATGTGTTTCAGAGGAAAAGTTCAACTCATCAGGGAAAACCGTTTAAACAGGCCACAGTGCCACCCTCGCTCACACACGATTTTAGTAATCAGAGCCAATCCTCAGGACACATCAGACCAAATGAAAAAGAGTCAAACAGTACCTCCAACAGCAGAAGctcaaataaaaacacagaagaaGGCAATTGCAGATCGATCATTTCCTCACCAACATCCATACTGAGGCGTCGAACTGAATACCGATCGCCATCTATGAGGCCGCAACTAACCTCCTCAGTGTCATTCAGTGAGTCTGTACAGCATGCTAGTCTACAATCAGATCAAACTGATGGAAGAATGGAAGCATCACATGATTCCAGACCAGTCGGTGAGCATCAAGGTCCACGCAACCAAACCGTAGACCGAAGCGGGCCACTTATTAAAAGTTTGCTACGCAGATCACTGTCGATGGACAGTCCCGTTCCTGTTTTTTCTCCAGCTCTGGAGCTGAAGGACTCACAAAGTCGAGAACAATCCGTAGTCAAGTTGATTACCACAACAGCAAGGTCACCATCCCCTGAAAATGAAGATTGTGTGTCAAAAGATATACCACTTCTTCTTAGGTCGAGAAAACGAAATGCATACGAGTCGGAAGGCACTCAAACAACTCCACTCAGAATTAAAGCGGAGCCTAGCAGTCCCCTTGCAGACCCTACAGAAATTGTTCGCATTACTGTTGGAGACAACCTGCCGGTAAATTTCAAAGACTTTCAGGCAAACTATGATGAAGGTCCGAGAGGGTACTTCACTCCCTCGATGAAGAGGAAGACTAAAATAGACAGTAGTTATATGGCCTTTAAAAGATCTAGGCCTGTTAATGAGCATCATCTGTTGCATCAGGAAAGCACATATGATGAGGTACCTTACAATTCCAACATGGAAAATAGTAATGAAGAACCTGGAGAACTTCGGCCAAACAAGATGTTTAAGTGCTGGAACTGCCTGAAGGTTTTCAGGTCCAATGCAGGTCTGTATCGGCATGTGAATATGTACCACAACCCAGAGAAGCCGTATGCTTGCGATATCTGCCACAAACGCTTCCACACAAATTTCAAAGTATGGACTCACTGCCAAACCCAACACGGCGTGGTGCAAAATCCCGCACCGTCTTCTAGTTCCTATTCTGTCCTGGATGAGAAATTTCAGAGGAAGTTAATTGATATCGTTCGAGAGCGGGAGATAAAGAAGGCCTTGATTATGAAGCTCCGGAGATCCAAGCAAGGCTTGCAGTCGCAACCCTTCGGGAGGAAAAACAGGCGATCAAGGTCATACGGATGCCCTTACTGTGGCAAAATGTTCTTCTTTCAATCGCACTTGAAACTACATATGAAAGGACACTCTACCGAGCCAGCTAACCTCGACACGGATGCCGAAAGAGACCTTCAATacaagcagcagcagcagcagacaCATCTTAAAGAAAACCAAGATAAGGATGTATTTTCTTGCCGGCTCTGCAATGAGAAACTCCCCTCTTTGACTGAATTAGAAGACCACGAGAGAGCCTGCAGGTATGCTACGGTCTGCCCATACTGTGGACTTCGGTTCTCCAACACAGTCGTCAAGAAAGATCACGAAGCTCACTGCAAGTACAAAAAGCTAACGTGCCTTGAATGTATGCGCACGTTTAAATCGTCTTTCAGTATATGGCGTCATCAGGTGGAGGTTCACAATCACAATATGATGAGTGTGAAGGAACAGTTGACTCTTGGTCTTCAGGAGAGCAATCATGACGAATCAGCCAACGTTCTAGGAGTTCCTCCTTCTTCTCACGAGTCGATACGTGACTCCAGGGAGGAAGGAGTGTACAGTGACTCATCGGTTCCACCCATGTATGATTCTGAAGACTCATCGTCTTATGTCCCAGAGGACTTGAGTGCTCATGGTCAAGGGGAGCTGCAGGTTAAAGAGGAACCTCAAGAGGAAGCAGTATCAGGCAAGGATGGCATGAGCACCTCTTCTGTTGGGTCTGAGGAACCGGGTGTTTGGCCTTGTGAGAAATGCGGGAAGCTTTTCAGCACTCACAAAGACCTGGAGCGACATCAAGAACTGCTTTGCCACATCAAACCCTTCATCTGCCACATATGCCACAAAGCATTCAGGACCAACTTCCGCCTTTGGAGCCACTACCAGTCCCACATGACCACATCTGAAGAACCAGGGATGAGAGACATCGACAGGCTTCAGTCTTCTCCGTCTCCTTCTCCACCTCTCACGATTTCCATCCCAGAGCCTCCTAGTTCTCAAGAACCTCCGCTCAAAGCGACCCGTTCTGGGGTGGACGCCTCGGCAGAGGAACCTAGAGGCTCCACGTCGCCGTCAACCAAACTCAAGAAGCCAGAGCAGGACAAAACTGGTGACGACGAGCCTAGGGAACAATCCCTCGCCAAGTCCGACAGCACAGACAAAACGATCACCCCTCAGGAATCCGACACGCTATTTTACCACGCCCCGACTCTCTCTGCGCTCACCTTTAAAAGGCAGTACATGTGCAAATTCTGCCACCGGACTTTTAAGACGGCTTTCAGTCTCTGGAGTCACGAGCAGAGCCATACGTAA